The Hymenobacter baengnokdamensis genome includes a region encoding these proteins:
- a CDS encoding site-specific integrase, protein MASVSFLLKEPSATKATPIFAFVSFDGQRVKVSTGLTILPKQWLKADQRAQERGLPDNGKLNDALALAKQQLLDCYQVHRSQGQLPSSESLRAAVVPVAAPTGSTAPKVRTFGDYFDEWIALARAQQKPRSAQVYATAARHVREFAQATGYAVDFDTITPTFGDRYTTYLLHKVRLTDNTVAKQVLTLKRFLRWARERGYTDATGFDRLTWKRQEPDIMTLTAAEVAALEQLVLPPGGYLANARALFLLGCYTGLRFSDLISIKPEHLRGQALRMTTQETRETVTVPLRPEALVLVEQLLAGQVRAITNQKLNDYLKELGQLAGIDSPVEVIRFRGGVRESTTVAKWERLGCHTGRRTFVTLSLERGLRPETIMKVTGHRSWKSFQRYVNVTSDTVEREFRQSWGQV, encoded by the coding sequence ATGGCCTCCGTTTCTTTCCTGCTCAAGGAGCCCAGCGCTACCAAAGCAACGCCCATTTTCGCCTTCGTGAGCTTCGATGGCCAGCGCGTCAAGGTTTCTACTGGCCTCACCATTCTCCCGAAGCAGTGGCTCAAAGCCGACCAGCGTGCTCAGGAACGAGGGCTGCCTGATAATGGCAAACTCAACGACGCGCTAGCCCTAGCTAAGCAGCAGCTGCTCGACTGCTACCAGGTGCACCGCAGCCAGGGCCAGCTACCCAGTTCCGAGTCACTGCGGGCGGCCGTGGTGCCTGTGGCTGCGCCGACCGGCAGCACTGCCCCGAAGGTGCGTACCTTCGGGGACTACTTTGATGAGTGGATAGCGCTAGCCCGCGCGCAGCAGAAGCCGCGCTCTGCCCAGGTGTACGCCACGGCAGCCCGGCATGTGCGCGAGTTTGCCCAGGCCACGGGCTACGCCGTGGACTTCGATACTATCACGCCCACCTTCGGCGACCGCTACACCACCTACCTGCTCCACAAGGTGCGGCTCACTGATAACACGGTGGCCAAGCAGGTACTCACGCTGAAGCGATTTCTGCGCTGGGCGCGGGAGCGAGGCTACACCGACGCCACCGGTTTTGACAGGCTGACGTGGAAGCGGCAGGAACCAGACATCATGACGCTCACCGCCGCCGAGGTTGCGGCCCTGGAGCAGCTGGTCTTGCCGCCTGGCGGCTACCTGGCTAACGCCCGCGCCCTGTTTCTGCTGGGGTGCTACACCGGCTTACGGTTCTCTGACCTCATAAGCATTAAGCCCGAGCACCTGCGCGGGCAGGCGCTACGCATGACCACGCAGGAAACCCGCGAAACCGTGACGGTGCCGCTACGGCCCGAGGCGCTCGTGCTTGTGGAGCAACTGCTAGCCGGCCAGGTGCGGGCTATCACGAATCAGAAGCTGAACGACTATTTGAAAGAGTTGGGCCAGTTGGCTGGCATTGATTCGCCCGTTGAAGTTATCCGGTTCCGGGGCGGGGTGCGCGAGAGTACCACCGTAGCTAAGTGGGAGCGGCTGGGCTGCCACACCGGCCGGCGCACCTTCGTTACGCTGAGCCTGGAACGGGGACTGCGGCCGGAAACCATTATGAAAGTGACGGGACACCGCAGCTGGAAATCCTTTCAGCGCTACGTCAACGTCACTTCTGACACAGTGGAGCGGGAATTTCGGCAGTCTTGGGGACAGGTATAA
- a CDS encoding TetR/AcrR family transcriptional regulator, whose protein sequence is MLKTKKSVKRELILAEAAKLFKDRGYSGTSMRDLAGQVGMEAASMYNHIKSKDELLDTICFRISDTYISQLAAIEHTGISYSEKIKALVRLHIRLMVEDGAAVSVANHDWKYLPEPRLTEFKQARKSYEKGFAALIEAGIAAGEFRSVNASVALFTVLSAVRWVELWYRPGRGLTAEELENNIITVLLGGLELH, encoded by the coding sequence ATGCTCAAAACGAAGAAATCGGTTAAGCGTGAGCTGATTCTGGCCGAAGCAGCCAAGCTTTTCAAAGACCGTGGATATAGTGGAACTTCTATGCGCGACCTGGCCGGCCAGGTTGGGATGGAGGCCGCCAGCATGTACAATCACATCAAGTCGAAAGACGAGCTGCTGGACACTATCTGCTTTCGGATTTCGGATACGTATATCTCGCAGCTGGCTGCTATCGAGCACACTGGTATTTCGTACAGCGAGAAGATAAAGGCTCTCGTGCGCCTGCATATCCGCCTGATGGTGGAGGACGGGGCCGCCGTATCGGTAGCCAATCATGATTGGAAATACCTGCCCGAGCCTCGCCTGACGGAGTTCAAGCAAGCGCGTAAGAGCTACGAGAAAGGCTTTGCCGCGCTCATCGAGGCTGGGATAGCGGCGGGTGAGTTCCGGTCGGTAAATGCCTCGGTAGCCTTATTTACGGTGCTTTCGGCAGTGCGCTGGGTAGAGCTCTGGTATAGGCCCGGCCGTGGCCTGACGGCCGAAGAGCTGGAAAATAATATCATTACCGTCCTGCTGGGCGGGCTGGAGCTGCACTAG
- a CDS encoding cytochrome b/b6 domain-containing protein → MSSPALPPATATHDYSAPMRLWHWVNAALVSGQLLTILFQKVIVNAKGAVPEFQQAFSKGGGSLTEQQGRAMAHVISERIWHWHIWIGLTLAAFWLFWTVMQALDPAGRRFGARLMAAARRFKLAAPAEHADARHALFAKLTYAAFYLFITTMVVTGLALTWADDVPWLHRLEHTVSEIHNVTMYLIIGYIVLHIAGVVWSEITEDQGLVSRMISGTVDPRTPRDY, encoded by the coding sequence ATGTCGTCACCTGCTCTGCCGCCCGCTACCGCCACCCACGACTACTCGGCCCCCATGCGCCTCTGGCACTGGGTAAACGCCGCGCTGGTGTCGGGTCAGCTGCTAACGATTCTTTTCCAGAAAGTTATCGTCAACGCCAAAGGAGCTGTACCGGAGTTTCAGCAGGCTTTCAGCAAGGGTGGCGGCAGCCTCACTGAGCAGCAGGGCCGGGCGATGGCCCACGTCATCAGCGAACGCATCTGGCACTGGCACATCTGGATTGGTCTGACGCTGGCGGCCTTCTGGCTGTTCTGGACCGTGATGCAGGCCCTGGACCCGGCGGGCCGCCGCTTCGGAGCTCGGCTGATGGCCGCGGCGCGGCGCTTTAAGCTGGCGGCCCCGGCCGAGCATGCCGACGCCCGCCATGCTTTGTTTGCCAAACTCACCTACGCCGCGTTTTACCTGTTTATTACCACGATGGTAGTGACTGGCCTTGCCCTGACCTGGGCCGATGATGTACCCTGGCTGCACCGCCTGGAGCATACGGTATCGGAAATACACAACGTCACTATGTATCTGATAATCGGCTACATTGTGCTGCATATAGCAGGCGTGGTATGGTCAGAAATCACCGAAGACCAGGGGCTCGTATCCCGCATGATAAGTGGTACCGTGGACCCGCGCACGCCGCGCGACTATTAA
- a CDS encoding pyridoxal phosphate-dependent aminotransferase: MSLSVSQRGQDMPVSPFRKLAPFAEAARQQGIKVYQLNIGQPDIATPPSLFEAVRKADIRVLAYSNGAGTDSYRQKLTAYYHRAGIEVATEEILVTTAGSEAILFALLTCLNPGDELVVPEPFYGAYTAFAIAAGVQLVTVTATIDNGFALPPLAAFEAVITPRTKAVLLCNPNNPTGYVYSRAELEALLQLCQQHQLFLLSDEAYREYCYDGARATSALNLAGGEPYVVVLDTISKRYSACGARVGSLVTRNKDVFQAAFHFAQMRISPPGLGMLLGEAAVALPESYFEENRAEYQARRDLAVRRLQAMPGVQCPVPGGAFYVMAHLPVDDAERFSKWLLTDFSYENQTLMLSPANGFYQTPGLGRQQVRLAYILNLQDLEAALTCLEHALLAYPGRTLAPRALNELEALV, encoded by the coding sequence ATGTCGTTATCCGTATCGCAGCGGGGGCAGGATATGCCCGTTTCGCCCTTTCGCAAGCTGGCCCCGTTTGCCGAAGCTGCCCGGCAACAGGGCATAAAAGTCTATCAGCTCAATATTGGCCAGCCCGATATCGCCACCCCGCCGAGCCTGTTTGAGGCCGTGCGCAAGGCCGACATCCGGGTGCTGGCCTATAGCAATGGGGCGGGCACCGACAGCTACCGGCAGAAGCTGACCGCCTACTACCACCGCGCCGGCATTGAGGTGGCCACTGAGGAAATACTGGTGACGACGGCCGGCAGCGAGGCTATTCTGTTTGCGCTGCTCACCTGCCTGAACCCTGGCGATGAGCTGGTGGTGCCGGAACCCTTTTATGGGGCGTACACGGCTTTTGCTATTGCGGCGGGCGTGCAGCTTGTAACCGTGACAGCCACTATTGACAACGGCTTCGCCTTGCCGCCGCTGGCTGCTTTTGAGGCAGTTATTACGCCCCGTACCAAGGCTGTGCTACTGTGCAACCCGAATAACCCCACGGGCTACGTGTATAGCCGCGCCGAGCTGGAAGCCTTGCTGCAGCTGTGCCAGCAGCACCAGCTGTTTTTACTGTCGGATGAGGCCTACCGCGAGTATTGCTACGATGGGGCCCGCGCTACCAGTGCCCTCAACCTGGCGGGCGGCGAGCCCTACGTAGTGGTGCTCGATACCATCTCGAAGCGCTACAGTGCCTGCGGAGCACGGGTAGGCTCGCTCGTGACGCGCAATAAAGACGTATTTCAGGCCGCCTTTCACTTTGCCCAGATGCGTATTAGTCCGCCCGGCCTGGGCATGCTGCTGGGCGAGGCAGCAGTTGCCCTGCCCGAAAGCTATTTTGAAGAAAACCGCGCCGAATACCAGGCTCGCCGCGACCTGGCCGTGCGCCGCCTGCAAGCCATGCCGGGCGTGCAGTGCCCGGTGCCCGGCGGCGCTTTCTACGTAATGGCCCACCTGCCCGTAGACGATGCCGAACGCTTTAGCAAATGGCTGCTGACCGATTTCAGCTATGAAAACCAGACGCTGATGCTATCGCCAGCCAATGGCTTTTACCAGACGCCGGGCCTGGGCCGCCAGCAAGTTCGCCTTGCTTATATATTGAATTTACAGGACCTTGAGGCCGCCCTGACCTGCCTGGAGCACGCTTTGCTGGCCTACCCCGGCCGCACGCTGGCACCCAGGGCGCTCAACGAGCTGGAAGCACTTGTCTAG
- a CDS encoding bifunctional nuclease family protein, producing MKKIPLEILGLSSSQSQSGSFALILGEKHGNRRLPIIIGMFEAQSIAIQIEKISPNRPLTHDLFKAFAEHVHVTIIEVVISDLKEGVFYSRIVCSDGATTFEIDARPSDAIAIGLRFGVPIFTVESVLSEAGIILSDLDEAGEEDEDDDDHDEDEDEGEGEAPRAAKATEPREPSGQVSLDELTKMLAQALEKEDYEKAAKIRDELNKRNG from the coding sequence TTGAAAAAAATACCCCTCGAAATTCTGGGCCTGTCCTCCTCACAGTCGCAATCCGGCTCCTTTGCCCTTATCCTGGGCGAAAAGCATGGCAACCGCCGCCTGCCGATTATCATCGGCATGTTTGAGGCCCAGAGCATCGCCATCCAGATTGAGAAAATCAGCCCCAACCGGCCCCTCACGCACGACCTGTTCAAGGCTTTCGCTGAGCATGTGCATGTTACTATTATTGAAGTAGTTATCTCCGACCTCAAGGAAGGCGTATTTTATTCGCGCATTGTGTGCTCCGACGGGGCCACCACCTTTGAGATTGACGCCCGGCCTTCCGACGCCATTGCGATTGGCCTGCGTTTCGGCGTGCCGATTTTTACGGTAGAAAGCGTGCTCAGTGAAGCCGGCATCATCCTCTCCGACCTCGACGAGGCGGGCGAAGAAGACGAGGATGACGACGACCACGATGAGGATGAAGACGAGGGCGAAGGGGAGGCCCCGCGGGCGGCCAAAGCCACTGAGCCCCGCGAGCCAAGCGGGCAGGTGTCGCTCGACGAGCTGACCAAGATGCTGGCGCAGGCCCTGGAAAAAGAAGATTATGAAAAGGCCGCCAAGATTCGGGATGAGCTGAACAAGCGCAACGGCTAG
- a CDS encoding electron transfer flavoprotein subunit alpha/FixB family protein, whose amino-acid sequence MSVLVVVECDKGEVKKSSLEVATYGAQLAAQLGTSATAIAVGEASEASLARLGEQGITKVLYDKEPRLKDFVNNAYTKLIATAAQQEDAKVIVLANSNIGATVGSRLSIRLQASLATNVVELPKTAGGQFTVKRGAFSGKAFSDVVLSGERKIIAVKKNSIEAQHEAGKTAEVVAFAAQLSDADFADAPKQVVMQDQAGGILLPEAERVVSGGRGMKGPENWHLIEDLAKALGAATACSKPVSDVDWRPHHEHVGQTGITVSPNLYIACGISGAIQHLAGVNSSKVIVVINKDPEAPFFKAANYGIVGDVFDVLPKLTAAVKALG is encoded by the coding sequence ATGTCAGTTTTAGTAGTAGTAGAATGCGATAAGGGCGAAGTGAAGAAATCTTCGCTCGAAGTGGCTACGTATGGCGCGCAGCTTGCCGCGCAGCTCGGCACCAGCGCTACGGCCATTGCCGTGGGCGAAGCCTCCGAAGCCAGCCTGGCCAGGCTCGGTGAGCAAGGCATAACTAAAGTGCTCTATGACAAGGAGCCGCGCCTGAAAGACTTCGTAAACAATGCGTACACCAAGCTAATTGCTACGGCGGCTCAGCAGGAAGATGCCAAGGTAATTGTGCTGGCCAACAGCAACATCGGCGCTACAGTGGGTTCGCGCTTGTCCATCCGGCTGCAAGCCTCGCTGGCGACCAACGTGGTAGAGCTACCCAAAACCGCCGGTGGCCAGTTTACGGTGAAGCGGGGCGCCTTCTCGGGCAAGGCATTTTCGGATGTGGTGCTGAGCGGCGAGCGCAAGATTATCGCCGTTAAAAAGAACTCCATCGAAGCCCAGCATGAGGCCGGCAAAACGGCCGAAGTGGTTGCTTTTGCCGCTCAGCTCTCCGATGCGGATTTTGCCGATGCGCCCAAGCAGGTGGTGATGCAGGACCAGGCCGGCGGCATTCTGCTGCCCGAAGCCGAGCGCGTTGTGAGCGGTGGCCGGGGCATGAAAGGCCCCGAAAACTGGCATCTTATCGAGGACCTGGCCAAAGCGCTGGGCGCGGCCACGGCCTGCTCGAAGCCGGTATCGGACGTTGACTGGCGCCCGCACCACGAGCACGTGGGCCAGACCGGCATCACAGTATCGCCAAATTTATATATTGCCTGCGGCATTTCGGGCGCTATTCAGCACCTGGCGGGCGTCAACTCCTCGAAAGTAATTGTGGTCATCAACAAAGACCCGGAGGCCCCCTTCTTCAAAGCTGCCAACTACGGCATTGTGGGCGATGTATTTGACGTATTGCCCAAGCTGACAGCGGCGGTAAAAGCGCTCGGCTAA
- a CDS encoding electron transfer flavoprotein subunit beta/FixA family protein: protein MKFLVCISNVPDTTTKITFTPDNKEFNKAGVQFVINPWDEYALTRAIELKEAAGSGTVTVLNVGEADTEPNIRKALAIGADDAIRVNAAPKDAFFVAEQIAAIAKEGAYDVILMGKESIDYNGFQVHGMVGELLGIPTVAPAMKLDMSGNTATLEREIEGGKEIVSVNTPFVASCQQPMCEPRIPNMRGIMTARTKPLKVVAATGDAARTQVQEYALPPKKQGVKLIPAESAGDLIKLLRNEAKVI, encoded by the coding sequence ATGAAGTTTCTGGTTTGCATCTCTAACGTACCCGACACAACCACCAAAATTACCTTTACGCCCGATAATAAGGAGTTTAACAAGGCCGGGGTGCAGTTTGTGATTAACCCCTGGGACGAATACGCCCTGACCCGCGCCATCGAGCTGAAAGAGGCAGCTGGCAGTGGCACCGTAACCGTATTAAATGTAGGCGAAGCCGACACGGAGCCCAACATCCGGAAAGCGCTGGCCATCGGCGCCGACGACGCCATTCGGGTAAATGCCGCCCCGAAGGATGCGTTTTTCGTGGCCGAGCAAATCGCGGCTATCGCCAAAGAAGGCGCCTACGACGTCATTCTGATGGGCAAGGAAAGCATCGACTACAACGGCTTTCAGGTGCACGGCATGGTGGGGGAGCTGCTCGGCATTCCAACCGTAGCCCCCGCCATGAAGCTGGATATGAGCGGCAACACGGCCACTCTGGAGCGCGAGATTGAGGGCGGCAAGGAAATAGTGAGCGTAAATACGCCCTTCGTGGCCTCGTGCCAGCAGCCCATGTGCGAGCCCCGCATTCCCAATATGCGCGGCATTATGACGGCCCGCACCAAGCCCCTGAAAGTAGTAGCTGCTACCGGCGACGCGGCCCGCACCCAGGTGCAGGAGTACGCCCTGCCCCCCAAGAAGCAGGGCGTGAAGCTGATACCCGCCGAAAGCGCCGGCGACCTTATCAAGCTGCTGCGCAACGAAGCGAAAGTAATCTAA
- a CDS encoding tetratricopeptide repeat protein, with protein sequence MSTPSRLQQLLAFYEEDPNDAFTIYALATEYRAAEPLRAWEFYQKLLTGHPDYVGTYYHAGKLLEGFGKKDEAEQVYRKGLVVSRKAGQLHAASELQQALNSCLGLDYEDD encoded by the coding sequence ATGAGTACCCCCAGCCGCTTACAGCAACTGTTAGCTTTTTACGAAGAAGACCCCAACGATGCCTTCACCATCTACGCCCTGGCCACCGAGTACCGGGCGGCCGAGCCGCTGCGGGCCTGGGAATTTTACCAGAAGCTGCTGACCGGGCACCCCGATTACGTGGGGACCTATTACCACGCCGGTAAGCTGCTCGAAGGCTTTGGCAAGAAAGACGAGGCCGAGCAGGTATATCGCAAAGGCTTGGTAGTAAGCCGGAAGGCCGGTCAGCTGCACGCTGCCAGCGAGCTGCAGCAGGCCCTCAACAGCTGCCTGGGCCTCGATTATGAAGACGACTAG
- a CDS encoding response regulator transcription factor produces MSTKILLVEDEPKVSAFIRRGLEEEGYEVEVAYDGTFGQRLALEQEFDLLILDVILPGQSGLEVLKAVRAQDQELPILMLTALGTTQDKLLGFDGGADDYLVKPFDFVELLARVRALTRRRDRRSAKGNQLSLADLVVDTAAKTVVRAGQPIKLTAREFNLLELLLRHQGRVLSRGEIAEHTWEDSFDTGSNVIDVYVNYLRNKVDKGFDKKLIHTVVGMGYVLREE; encoded by the coding sequence ATGTCAACTAAAATTCTGCTGGTCGAAGATGAGCCCAAGGTTTCGGCCTTTATCCGGCGGGGGCTGGAGGAAGAAGGCTACGAGGTAGAAGTAGCCTATGATGGAACTTTTGGCCAGCGGCTGGCGCTGGAGCAGGAGTTTGACCTGTTGATTCTGGACGTGATTTTGCCCGGCCAAAGCGGGCTGGAAGTGCTGAAGGCCGTGCGCGCCCAGGACCAGGAGCTGCCTATCCTGATGCTTACGGCGCTGGGCACAACCCAGGATAAGCTGCTGGGCTTTGATGGCGGCGCCGACGACTACCTGGTAAAGCCCTTCGACTTTGTGGAGCTGCTGGCCCGGGTGCGGGCGCTTACGCGCCGCCGCGACCGGCGTTCGGCTAAAGGTAACCAGCTGAGCCTGGCCGATTTGGTAGTGGATACTGCTGCCAAAACGGTTGTGCGGGCCGGCCAGCCCATTAAGCTCACTGCCCGCGAATTTAACCTGCTTGAGCTGCTGCTGCGCCACCAGGGCCGCGTGCTGAGCCGGGGCGAAATTGCGGAGCATACCTGGGAAGACTCATTCGACACCGGCTCCAACGTAATTGACGTGTACGTAAACTACCTGCGCAATAAAGTAGACAAGGGATTCGATAAAAAGCTGATTCATACGGTGGTAGGTATGGGGTACGTGCTGCGTGAAGAATAA
- a CDS encoding sensor histidine kinase, giving the protein MTIRNRLTWLFLGVVAVLLLGVLAMVFVLQMTTSQREFRQRLRERAQVTGYIYLEKDEMRASAFRDFEKKYLQSLSNEILQVYDAKGQVRFVAEDERVRLSDAILARIVTNKEVYFQLGQRQAVGLFYQDNQGDYIIVAAAENVYGKRRLKSLASIMSAIYISSLLVIYGVGRGFAGRALAPIAALNDQVDRITAHDLHQRVDEGFLRTSERDDLTRLARTFNRLLERLEASFQGQRAFVRNASHELRTPLTASIGELQVLLARDRPPAAYREGVASVLAELQQLKALINNLLDLAQAEEAVPLTDEVRLDELLWEVREAVAPAQRARIQVDLGDLADLPADPADFVVLGHRGLLVQALGNLVDNALKYSASDQRVLLSLRCLAGGERIVRVADTGMGIAADDLAQVFQPFFRAAAVRGVTGHGVGLPLAQRIVGLHGGLLTLRSEPGRGTVAELVFVGR; this is encoded by the coding sequence ATGACTATCCGGAACCGGCTTACCTGGCTCTTTCTGGGCGTGGTGGCCGTGCTGTTGCTGGGGGTGCTGGCAATGGTTTTTGTGCTGCAGATGACCACCTCGCAGCGGGAATTCCGGCAGCGGCTGCGCGAGCGGGCGCAGGTGACGGGCTATATCTACCTCGAAAAAGATGAGATGCGGGCCAGCGCCTTCCGCGACTTTGAGAAGAAATACCTGCAATCGCTCAGCAACGAGATTTTACAGGTCTACGACGCCAAAGGGCAGGTGCGCTTTGTGGCGGAGGATGAGCGCGTGCGGCTTTCGGATGCCATTCTGGCCCGTATTGTTACCAACAAGGAAGTGTACTTTCAGCTGGGGCAGCGGCAGGCGGTTGGGCTGTTTTATCAGGATAATCAGGGCGACTATATTATTGTAGCAGCGGCCGAAAATGTATATGGCAAGCGGCGGCTGAAAAGTCTGGCTTCCATAATGAGCGCGATTTACATAAGTAGCCTGCTGGTAATCTATGGCGTAGGCCGGGGGTTTGCCGGGCGGGCGCTGGCTCCCATTGCGGCGCTCAATGACCAGGTAGACCGCATTACGGCGCACGACCTGCACCAGCGGGTAGATGAGGGCTTTTTGCGTACCAGCGAGCGCGATGACCTCACGCGCCTGGCCCGGACCTTCAACCGGCTGCTGGAGCGGCTCGAAGCCAGCTTTCAGGGCCAGCGAGCCTTTGTGCGCAATGCCTCGCACGAGCTGCGCACGCCGCTAACGGCTAGTATCGGAGAGCTTCAGGTATTGCTGGCGCGCGACCGGCCGCCGGCGGCTTATCGGGAGGGCGTCGCATCGGTACTGGCCGAGTTGCAGCAGCTCAAGGCCTTAATTAATAATCTGCTGGACCTGGCCCAGGCCGAAGAGGCGGTGCCGCTGACCGATGAAGTGCGCCTGGATGAGCTGCTTTGGGAGGTGCGTGAAGCCGTGGCGCCGGCTCAGCGCGCGCGGATTCAGGTTGACTTAGGCGACCTGGCTGATTTGCCTGCCGACCCTGCCGATTTTGTTGTGCTCGGCCACCGTGGGCTGCTAGTGCAGGCTTTGGGTAATCTGGTTGATAACGCGCTGAAATATTCGGCCAGCGACCAGCGGGTGCTGCTTAGCCTGCGCTGTCTGGCCGGTGGAGAACGCATTGTGCGGGTAGCCGACACCGGCATGGGTATCGCGGCCGACGACCTGGCACAGGTGTTTCAGCCCTTTTTTCGGGCTGCTGCCGTGCGCGGAGTAACCGGGCATGGGGTAGGGCTGCCACTGGCCCAGCGCATTGTCGGCCTGCACGGCGGCCTGCTCACGCTGCGCTCGGAGCCCGGCCGGGGAACAGTAGCAGAGCTGGTATTTGTTGGCCGGTAG
- a CDS encoding TolC family protein: MRFQISVFRILATAGGLSLTAVASWAQLPQPNAARPATGAPLPAVTTPATTPATTGQQPGAARGTTSPAQLPGQPTATPTFGQPGTPLTSPGGAASSPAATSTTSAPGMGAGRLVAPAGALTAPGASAAGAPTIGAGGGNGLNRYPIELGVPTGAAATAIPTDTLRVTLDQAQARFMQANFQLLAQHFNIDVANAAIRQALLRDNPNLQMEVNAYNPNTNTFFPLNKQTDPTNPTGGTFLAQIQQLIDISGRRSKLVQLSRTGVAVQQAAFEDLLRQARFQLVQSFYNVAAERRKLGFTEQERVQLGRLLAAFRERLRLGVVASYEVTRLELEQQSLERDRSDLLNQLTQDQATLRVLLAAPGSVFVSPEGVEFLPDAPAVVPELAYLETQAFALRPDLRAATQQTVYTQQNLAVQHSLAIPKLLVGADYASQGSTYSHYFGLQSAIDLPIANRNQGNIQAAKIGIQQSGFALNAVHLQVEQDVASAYEQLQRAITLRRSITPDYLARTANVSRDAVADYNRRLIDLVSFIDKFRAYKEAQLGLIDISSRLLQSEQQVNFATNAKVF, from the coding sequence ATGCGTTTTCAAATTTCTGTTTTTCGAATCCTGGCTACTGCCGGAGGCCTAAGCTTAACGGCGGTAGCGAGCTGGGCTCAGCTGCCACAACCCAACGCAGCCCGGCCAGCTACCGGGGCACCCCTGCCAGCCGTTACAACGCCTGCTACTACACCAGCGACGACCGGCCAGCAGCCGGGCGCCGCCAGAGGCACTACCAGCCCGGCCCAGCTACCGGGGCAGCCTACCGCCACGCCTACATTCGGCCAGCCGGGTACCCCCCTTACCAGTCCCGGCGGGGCGGCCTCCAGCCCGGCTGCTACCTCCACCACTTCAGCTCCCGGCATGGGGGCGGGCCGGCTGGTAGCGCCGGCGGGGGCGCTTACTGCCCCAGGTGCTTCGGCTGCCGGTGCCCCCACCATCGGTGCGGGAGGCGGTAATGGGCTGAACAGGTATCCAATTGAGCTGGGTGTGCCGACTGGTGCCGCGGCAACCGCTATTCCTACCGATACGCTGCGCGTAACGCTCGACCAGGCGCAGGCGCGGTTTATGCAGGCCAACTTTCAGCTGCTGGCCCAGCATTTTAATATCGACGTGGCTAACGCGGCTATCCGGCAGGCGCTGCTGCGTGATAACCCTAACCTCCAGATGGAGGTGAACGCCTACAACCCAAATACGAATACCTTCTTCCCCCTGAATAAGCAGACTGACCCGACGAACCCCACGGGCGGTACCTTTTTGGCGCAGATTCAGCAGCTTATTGATATATCGGGCCGGCGCAGTAAGCTCGTGCAGCTTTCGCGCACGGGGGTTGCGGTGCAGCAGGCGGCATTTGAAGACCTGCTGCGTCAGGCCCGCTTCCAGCTGGTACAATCGTTCTATAACGTAGCGGCCGAGCGCCGTAAGCTGGGCTTTACCGAGCAGGAGCGCGTTCAGCTGGGCCGCCTGCTGGCCGCTTTCCGCGAGCGGCTGCGGCTGGGGGTGGTGGCTTCTTACGAAGTAACCCGCCTCGAACTGGAGCAGCAAAGCCTGGAGCGCGACCGCAGCGACCTGCTCAATCAGCTTACCCAGGACCAGGCTACCCTGCGCGTACTGCTGGCCGCGCCGGGCTCCGTGTTTGTATCGCCCGAAGGAGTGGAATTTCTGCCCGATGCTCCGGCTGTAGTGCCTGAGTTGGCTTATCTGGAAACCCAGGCCTTTGCGCTGCGGCCCGACCTGCGGGCGGCTACCCAGCAAACGGTCTATACCCAGCAAAACCTGGCCGTTCAGCATTCGCTGGCTATCCCCAAGCTCCTGGTAGGCGCGGACTATGCCAGTCAGGGCAGCACCTATTCGCATTATTTTGGCTTGCAATCGGCCATCGACCTGCCGATTGCCAACCGTAACCAGGGCAATATTCAAGCCGCTAAGATTGGTATTCAGCAGTCGGGCTTTGCGTTGAATGCGGTGCATTTACAGGTGGAGCAGGATGTAGCGTCCGCCTACGAGCAGTTGCAGCGTGCTATCACCTTGCGGCGCAGTATTACGCCCGACTACCTGGCCCGCACGGCCAACGTGAGCCGCGACGCTGTAGCCGACTATAATCGCCGCCTTATCGACCTGGTGAGCTTCATCGACAAGTTTCGGGCCTATAAAGAGGCGCAGCTTGGGCTTATCGATATCAGCAGCCGCCTGCTGCAAAGCGAGCAGCAAGTCAATTTCGCCACCAACGCCAAAGTATTTTAA